From the genome of Setaria viridis chromosome 1, Setaria_viridis_v4.0, whole genome shotgun sequence:
AAGATAAATGCCAGACGGGGCTCAGATCGTCGCCGTGGGCCGCCCATGAACTACTCCAATGTTCACCAcgagctcctccaccgcccgttcgggcgccgccggcagcacgCCAGACCGGCAGACCGGGCACGTCACGTGCCCGCGCAGCCACAGGTCGATGCACTCCCTGTGGAACACGTGCCGGcacgccggcagccgccgcacCGTCTCCCCCTTCTCCACCTCGCCAAGGCACACCGCGCAGTCttcggccgcgccgccatcgACGTCGACGTCGCCCAGGTACTCGTAGCTCGGGATGCGACCCGAGGCGAGGGCGGCCTGCATCTCCACGCGGCGCGTCATCGGCTGCTCGTGCTCGGGGTGGCGGAGGGCGTGCGACGTCTCCCGCGCCGTCGTTTCTTGGTCGACGCCGACGAAGGACTCGCCGTCCGCTAGCTGCTGGCCGCCTCCGGACGCGGAGCGCCAGCGCGGCCAGGGCGGGCGCCTGAGCTCGGCGTAGAAGTGGAGGCAGAGGAtgaggctggcggcggtgcaTAAGGCGGCGAACGCGGCGAAGAAGATGGCGCGGCCCTCGCGCGGGCGGTGGACCAGGAGGAGGACGGCCACCGGCGCCGTGACGAAGCCGCTCGCGAAGACGGCGTGCGCCACGACGAAGTCGCGGCTCCACCGGCAGCAGGTGTCCGGCTCGTCGGCGGACATGGCCCGAGCGCCGCAGCCCGTCGAGACTGACGCGGCCGCGTGCGTGACCGGTACGGAGAAAACTTTAGCTGTACGGACGGACGGCTAGATACCTTCGTATTTAGCATTGCACGGAACGGAGATTACGTGAGTTAATTGGTGGCATTCGCAGTAAAAAAATTGGGCGTCTTGGACGGAGCGCATCTCTGTGTCCGTCGCTGCAAAATGTGGGCAGCACGCCGCGCGCTTAGTTGAGGTCATTGTGGAGATGCAAACGATGAGTTTCTGCGCGTCAACTGCGTGTTTTCTTGTCTTTGTTTTTGGATGGTTTCACTTTCATAGCATGTATCATCGTTTTGGAATTGTATACCTTGCTCTCACTTGTTTCTACTAGTAATTAACTGGCTATGATTGCGAGTACTTAAAGACGATCCGTCGACTGTAATGTTTGAaaaggcttttttttttaaccaatgTAGGAGTACAGCATACTACTACTGTTGTGTGAGCCACAAGGCTTTGGCGTGGGCCGGAATGTGAACAGAAAGAAAACCAGGCCGGATTGAGCTAGTCTGTAAGTCCTTCCGGCCCAATACTCTTGGAGATCTGGCCCAAATGCCCAACGCGAGCTGCTCATTCCCAGCCTGCTGGTCTGGCGCTTTTCAGGTGTTCCAAGTTTAAACCGGCTGCTCTGTTAAGCCAAATCAAAGAGGATTGttttcgccaaaaaaaaaatcaaagaggaTTGAAAAAAAAGGTCTAAACTGTATGGCAGCACCCGGAGGCCAGGAGCTGCAGTTTTTGTGGACCTTTGCATCATGTCACCATCCTAACCGTGCATAAGGTGTCCTGCTTTGAATGGGTACCGGATGTCCAGGGAGATTCTCCTGGTCTCTGGAGTAGCCTGCATGGATGTGACGTGGGCAGTCACTATGCACGCCTCCTTAATCAAGGGATATTTCTCGACAAATGCGTCCACATTCCACTCGCATGTGACCTGACCCGACCTCTCCGGTTGGGAGATTGTCGAGCGTGACCGGAAAAAGATAAGCAGAAGTATCATTTGGTTAAGCAGAAGTATCATTTGGTTCGCCATAGTAGCCCAGTGTTCTTCTACTGCAGTTAACCGCAGAAACCACAGGAGCTAAACGAGCATTTGGTAACTTTTCCCCGTAGGAAAGACGTTGAGATCGCGAGGGGGAGATGAAGCCGGGGAACTCAGGAGTCTTGTCAAACCCAAGTACGCAAACGCAAGCCTAAAAGCACTGCCCCACCCAGCACAAGCGCACAGCATGCTGATGCGAGCACGCACTCCACACCACACTCGATTGAAACAGATACTAGCTCGGTCCGTGCCATGCCGTCATTCTGGCAGCACCACTCCACTCCGGATGCAGGTGCAACGTCCAATCCTTGGGCTCCCTCCTGCCCCAGTTTGTCTGCCTCTCTTTCCAAAGCCGCGactgttgcaaacttgcaatttGGACCAGCATGCCAGTGTTCTCGTGGAGACGAACGGATTGGTATTTGGTACCCCGTACATGTCGCTCGCGCTGGGCCGCTGGGGGCATCCAAGTACCGACGAGGCGACGACAGGATCCACACCAGGTCAAAACTGCGGCCGTCCTCCCTCCCGGCCGGCCGGACAGAGGAAACGATGGACGTCGCGTGCGTTCGCAACGTACTCCTCCATAAAAAGGGCGGGTCATCAGCAGGACAAAAACTCGATCGTCGATCCGTGCGTGCGTCAGCCGTTCTTGCCTTGGTAGTGGAGTTGACTACTGGTGCTGCCTGCAcccgctgctgcctgctgcagcAGCATTTTTTTATACTGGGCGATGAGGTTGCAGTCGTGGCCAACGGCAGCATGCAGACTTGCAGAGGCAGGTGAAGCTGATGCGTGCCGCTGACCTTTGCGGATGCCTTGACTGGGCGCTGTAAATTCGGGGTGGACGTGCAGGTCACGTCCGGCGTCTCGTCGCCGGAGAATGGAATCGCGCGGAGCAGAGCCCCCGCGCCGGCCGATAGCAAGGTCGGTCCCTCTTGGATTGGATCCCGAGCCATGGGCCATGGCCGATGGATCAGTCAAACGGACGAGTGGCACGGGCACTGCCGACCTCTGCTTCTCCGGCCAATCTCCGTCGCGTGAGAGAGATGATCTTGTGAccggcaggcaggcagaggcagaggctCTGCCCCGGTTTGGTTGGTTTCATTTCATGGCGATGGTATTCCCAGCTTTTCGAGCGCTGGCGCTGCGTTGGCCGAAAGATCTCGGTGCGGCTTCTCGTGGCCGCCTGCACATGAACCGATGAACGAACGATCATCTCACACGCCGCAAGGAACAGATCGCTGCGCCACTGACAATGCCCAGTGGGTTGACCCGGTTGAGCGCTTTGGGCCGCATCTGCATGGCATGGCAGGGCCCCTGTGTACCAAAAGGTAACTTGGAGGGAAATGGCGGTATAtttcttttcagaaaaaaatggCGGTATCTTAATTTGAAGGGAATGAACATTAGTGTGTGCGATGTTGTTTGCAAGTGTACAACTTCCCCAGAAGAATCTTGGAGCATGGGACTGTTTTCTCCATAATTCTAGAGAAACTACAAATCCAAGTCTGtctcttgttttttttcaatTCGTTCCGATcagggtctgttcgcttcagcttataagccggctgaaaagctgaaa
Proteins encoded in this window:
- the LOC117846403 gene encoding uncharacterized protein, whose protein sequence is MSADEPDTCCRWSRDFVVAHAVFASGFVTAPVAVLLLVHRPREGRAIFFAAFAALCTAASLILCLHFYAELRRPPWPRWRSASGGGQQLADGESFVGVDQETTARETSHALRHPEHEQPMTRRVEMQAALASGRIPSYEYLGDVDVDGGAAEDCAVCLGEVEKGETVRRLPACRHVFHRECIDLWLRGHVTCPVCRSGVLPAAPERAVEELVVNIGVVHGRPTATI